A DNA window from Pyrus communis chromosome 3, drPyrComm1.1, whole genome shotgun sequence contains the following coding sequences:
- the LOC137728328 gene encoding putative pentatricopeptide repeat-containing protein At5g59200, chloroplastic: MSYSATTVTLNAAFPRNSNPKAKDSQNRRETISLIQKCKHIHQIPPIHAKIIRNFEDQDPFVVFELLRLCSNLNSIDYATKIFQQIQTPNVYLYTALIDGFVSSGFYLDAIRVYCRMVNGFVSPDNYAVTSVLKACGFGLALEEGRGVHAQVLKLGLSSNRSVRMKLLDLYGKSGEFECARRVFDEMPDRDVVASTVMISSYADYGLIEEAIGVFNRARSKDTVC, encoded by the coding sequence ATGAGTTACTCAGCGACAACGGTTACATTGAACGCAGCATTCCCGcgaaattcaaatccaaaagcCAAGGATTCCCAAAACCGGAGAGAAACAATCTCTCTAATACAaaaatgcaaacacattcatcaGATTCCGCCAATCCACGCAAAAATCATAAGAAATTTCGAAGACCAAGACCCATTCGTCGTGTTCGAGCTTCTTCGCCTCTGCTCCAACCTCAACTCAATCGACTACGCCACCAAGATTTTCCAACAAATTCAAACCCCAAATGTCTACCTCTACACTGCTCTCATTGATGGGTTCGTGTCGTCTGGGTTTTACCTCGATGCGATTCGGGTTTACTGTCGAATGGTTAACGGGTTTGTTTCGCCGGATAACTACGCGGTAACTTCTGTGTTAAAAGCTTGTGGCTTTGGGTTGGCGTTGGAGGAGGGGAGAGGAGTCCATGCGCAGGTTTTGAAGCTTGGGTTGTCATCGAATCGATCGGTGAGGATGAAGCTTCTGGATCTTTATGGGAAGAGTGGTGAATTTGAGTGTGCACGGAGGGTGTTCGATGAAATGCCTGATAGGGATGTCGTTGCGTCAACGGTGATGATTTCTTCTTATGCTGATTATGGGTTGATTGAGGAGGCGATTGGTGTTTTTAACCGGGCTAGGAGTAAGGATACGGTTTGTTGA
- the LOC137730087 gene encoding putative pentatricopeptide repeat-containing protein At5g59200, chloroplastic encodes MIDGLVRNGEMNRALEAFREMQRNNVSPNEVTAVCVLSACSYLGALELGRWVHSYIDKYDIEFNYIVGGALINMYSRCGDIDEALAVFGKMKERDVSSYNSMIEGLAMHGKSMEAIQMFQTMIKQGLRPNSITFVKVLNACSHGGLLDLGFQIFHSMTNIHGIQPQIEHYGCMVDLLGRSGQLEEAYNFIARMKMAPDHIMLGALLSACKIHGNLELGERVSEILVNCGNADSGTYVLLSNVYASSGRWKKAAQVRAEMKEGGTPKEPGCSLIEVNNEIHEFLLGDLRHPKREEIYKKLTELIHELKSEGYLPATEAVLHDIEDTQKELALSIHSERLAICYGLIATKQGTTLRIVNNLRVCSDCHSMIKLIAKITNRKIVVRDRNRFHHFESGVCSCADYW; translated from the coding sequence ATGATTGATGGGTTGGTTAGGAACGGGGAGATGAATAGGGCTTTGGAGGCGTTTAGGGAGATGCAGAGGAATAATGTGAGCCCTAATGAAGTTACTGCTGTTTGTGTTTTATCTGCTTGTTCTTATTTGGGAGCATTGGAGCTCGGAAGATGGGTTCACTCTTACATAGATAAGTATGACATCGAATTCAATTACATAGTAGGTGGTGCTCTGATTAATATGTACTCGAGGTGTGGAGATATTGATGAGGCACTGGCAGTGTTTGGTAAgatgaaagagagagatgtgagtAGTTATAATTCCATGATTGAGGGGCTTGCTATGCATGGGAAGAGCATGGAGGCTATCCAAATGTTCCAGACAATGATAAAACAAGGACTAAGGCCAAATAGCATTACTTTTGttaaagtattgaatgcatgtAGTCATGGAGGTTTGTTGGATTTGGGTTTTCAGATATTTCATTCCATGACTAATATTCACGGCATTCAACCACAGATAGAACactatggatgcatggttgatCTTCTAGGTCGCTCAGGTCAGCTTGAAGAAGCTTACAATTTCATTGCAAGAATGAAAATGGCACCGGATCATATCATGTTGGGGGCTTTGCTAAGTGCTTGTAAAATCCATGGGAACCTTGAATTAGGAGAAAGGGTATCCGAAATCTTGGTGAATTGTGGTAATGCAGATTCGGGAACTTACGTACTGCTATCAAATGTATATGCTTCATCAGGGAGGTGGAAAAAGGCTGCACAAGTGAGAGCAGAGATGAAGGAAGGTGGAACCCCAAAGGAGCCTGGTTGTAGCTTGATTGAAGTAAACAATGAGATCCATGAGTTCCTCTTGGGAGACCTCAGACACCCGAAGAGGGAGGAAATCTACAAAAAGTTAACGGAGCTAATCCATGAACTGAAATCGGAAGGATACTTGCCTGCAACAGAGGCGGTTTTGCATGATATTGAAGATACGCAAAAGGAATTGGCTCTGTCGATACATAGCGAGAGGCTTGCCATATGCTACGGGCTAATTGCTACAAAACAAGGTACGACTTTGAGGATTGTAAATAACTTAAGGGTTTGCAGTGACTGCCACTCAATGATCAAATTGATAGCTAAGATCACCAACAGAAAGATTGTCGTTAGGGATCGCAATAGGTTCCACCATTTTGAGAGTGGGGTTTGTTCTTGTGCTGATTATTGGTGA
- the LOC137730215 gene encoding protein FAR1-RELATED SEQUENCE 7-like yields the protein MAADPTPMESEADLNRMVVESPVERDILNTESGEMLDSNNGTDLKENEVDGILEPYVGMEFDSEEAVKEYYDAYATRVGFRIRVGNFHRSNRDGSINSRKFLCNKEGFRDNKQSKRGEVRRPREETREGCKAMIMVRKEKSGKWVVTKLETKHCHPMWISRGKRVTIPAPSQDEKDKKIRELSAELYRANQQLAECRKTLEMVLKEVDQHADRLTISVQDIVKNVKQIEDKDRENL from the exons ATGGCTGCAGATCCTACTCCAATGGAGTCTGAAGCGGATTTGAACAGGATGGTCGTGGAGAGTCCAGTTGAAAGGGATATTCTGAACACTGAAAGTGGAGAAATGCTAGACTCAAACAATGGGAcagatttgaaagaaaatgaagtagatGGTATTCTAGAACCTTATGTTGGTATGGAGTTTGACTCTGAAGAGGCTGTCAAGGAATACTATGATGCATATGCCACGCGTGTGGGTTTTAGAATCCGTGTTGGTAATTTCCATCGTTCAAATCGTGATGGATCCATTAACAGTCGTAAGTTTCTTTGTAACAAAGAAGGTTTTCGTGACAATAAGCAATCAAAAAGGGGCGAAGTAAGGAGGCCGAGGGAGGAAACTAGGGAGGGCTGCAAGGCAATGATTATGGTGAGGAAAGAGAAGTCCGGGAAGTGGGTTGTTACAAAGCTTGAAACAAAACATTGTCATCCTATGTGGATTTCTAGAGGCAAGAGAGTCACCATTCCGGCTCCATCACAG GATGAGAAAGATAAGAAAATTCGTGAGCTATCTGCAGAGCTTTATCGAGCGAACCAACAGTTAGCAGAGTGcagaaaaacacttgaaatggTCCTGAAAGAGGTAGACCAACACGCAGACCGCCTTACTATAAGTGTTCAAGACATAGTTAAGAATGTAAAACAGATTGAAGACAAGGATCGAGAGAATTTATAA